aATTATTTTGTCCGGATAAAATTCAGGGTCAAGATTCTGGACATAAAATCTCGACAACAGGGTCGGTGACCTAGTTTTGCactaataatttaaatggtgAGTTATTAAAGCTAAATTATATTAGATTATTTTCTAGTTTTTGATAgtttatttagaaatatatgtgGAGTGCTTTTGCTTCTTCGGTGGAGATTTCTATTGCATAGGAGGAAGGAAGACAGAagaagtattttaaaaatttttgaactttttaaaatatgaaagcGGGTGCTTTTAATCActacaaaatattttagtatTCATAGTTTAATAGAATAATATCCTTTCACTTAAGAAAATGACTTGAAGGAAATTTACTATATACTCAAAATATTTGATCACGCTCTATTAAATACTAGAAGTTTCTTGAATAAATTAAGGTTtgtttgaaaataatatttgatcacactctATTAAATACTAGAAGTTTCTTGAATAAAGGtttgtttgaaaataataaaGTGGAGAAAAATAAAGTGGCTAGTTTCATAGAGCCACAGTTTGCTTAAACTCACAACTATGCATCAATATTCCATGTAGTCAAATTCTTGGAAGTAAGGCACACGTAGGTTGGATCTTTTCAAGTTCCCTGAGATTTAAATAACACCAAGCGCTGGACGGTGCGCGCGCATTCGGGCTCTGCCGACTCGTCGATCTCTTCGACAAGTTGATTTTTTTTGCGGCCGCCGACGACTTCCTCGTCATCGATATCGATGTCACAGTCGGAGAATACCAAGGCTTCAAATAATGTTTAGACATCATAGGCAATACCACACCattgttaaatattaatttatattattagaccaatcttttaaaaaatgcaACTTTTatccaaatagtataattttcatcaaaaagaGCGTAATATTCttctcaaatagtataatttttaatgaaattGTGCAATTTATGTTAACGATTCAACTTCATCagcttcttctttcttttatgtTTCTTAGCTTTTTCTGTAGCAGCGATGATACATAATAACTTTgcaagaaggaaaaaaaaaaaatctttacttttttctttttattgtttattctttttttttctattatttgcaTTCTTTTTTCGCTCCTTAGAGAAGCACGGACCCTTCTTCGTCCTCAATCTTACGGGCGACAGCGAGGATGGTCATGATCTCATCGTCTCTGTTCACTTCGTCCTCACCTGTACCCGCTCTAAGTCCTCCGACGCTGGCGTCGGCAGAGGTGAAGGCGAAGGCGGAGAAAGAGGAGACGGTGCCATTCTCGTTACAATCGTCGAAGGTCGCGGAGACAGTGGAGTGCCATTCTCGTTACAATCGCCGAAGGTCGCGGAGACAGTGGAGGAAGCGATGGAGTCAAAGAGGAATAAAAAaggacgagaaaaaaaaaaagatgagtgtaaaaaattcaaaaaaggcGAGAAGGAAGGTTAACCGTATGGAAGAAGACGagtgtgaaaaaaaagaaagaaaaaaaataaaaatattttgataaatttatttaaaatctaGATCGAaactataaaatctaaaaatacggCCTACTTACGTAAAAACTCAAAACCTTTACAAAATTTGTTGAATCATTTATGTAAATAAACAGTACCATACATTTGAACATCCGatttaatacaaataaatacCTCCCTAAATCAAAGAGATTTGTCGagtaaaatattaatgcatCCGACCATGTGAGGAAACCGGTCTCCGCGgcataaacccaaacccaaaacccttcCGACTCCCATCGCGGGGTAACCCGTCTCGTCGTCCCCGAACACCCACCTCAAACTCtttcccctctcctcctccctctcctcctcctcctcctcctcctcctcctcttcgatCGCTAGATCTCTCTTACCTCCACCTCCTCCCAATGCGATCGCGAGATCCTTCTACGCCCCCACGGCTGCGGCGGCGATACGATGGATGTCGTCTTCTCCGGCGACGGTGAGCTTGCTGAGGCTGAACGATCTGAGGGACAACGAGGgggcgaggaagaagaagaagcggaAGGGGAGGGGGATCGGGTCGGGGAAGGGGAAAACGGCCGGGAGAGGGCACAAGGGGCAGAAGGCGAGGGGGACCGCGAAGTTCGGCTTCGAGGGGGGCCAGACCCCGCTCCGGCGCCGCCTCCCGCGCCGCGGCTTCAAGAACCCCTTCAGCCTCACCTTCCAGGTGGAACCCCATCCGGATCCTTCCTTTGatcatctctttttctttttttttttttgttagggtTTATGTTTATGCTTTGTTTCGGTCCATGATCTCATGCTATCTCATTCTCGCAAAGCAGGATACTTTGGTTTTTTAGCTAGTCATAAGAATTGACAAGTATGAGTTTAATTTATGTTGATTGTAGGATATCTAACTGTtaaaagatgaaaaaataataatgcgTGGAGAATTGGAGACTCCTCGAGTATCCGCCCATTTTGAAGTGGACCTCTGGCAGCCACCCCTTACCTTTCGATATTCCCTTCGGCTTCAGGACTCTGAATTTGATGATAGAATTACAGATTAATTCAATGGACTCCGTCATTCAAACCATGCTACAGCAAACAAAGCTTCGTAACAACTTTAGAGCAATGTATATAGTGAGGATAAAGTACTGCTAGAAAAGATTTTTAGTTGTTCCTTTGTTTACTCGTCCGTTGATGACCATGTGGCTATGGAAAGCTAATAGTTGCCTGGTTTTTGTATTGCATTCTTCGAAAACAATCACTTTTGTGCTTCAAAGTCCCTAAAACCCAAAAGGACTTTGATGCTCTGTTCCTTCAATGCCAAATGATGGTTTGGAATGTTTAGCAGAGACGCAATCCCGTTGCAATGGACGGATGGAGTTCCAATGTACTTTTGGCTTTGGGAGGCTCTTAAGGCATCAAAATGGTTGCATTTTGAGCTCAAACCAGGCCTTAATCGAACGCAGCTCTATTttctttgtatatatatagctttttaGCTTACATTAACATTGCCGACTGAACATTAAAAGAGATTCAAACTGCCTCCTATGGCCTCATTTGGTTAGTgttgccttttttttgtttttacaaaTGAAAATTCTATGTGGTTCGAGCCTTAGATGTGCCAGCGGATGGACTTCCTACTCTTGTAATCATTGGCTAACTTGCAATGCAACCCAAACGGATGCCAAAAGACATCTCCTTCGAGGACACAAAGAAGCAGAAAAAGTTTGAATGGCTAAGTCACTTCTCAATCCAACCACGCACTCCATCACATAGAATTTATGTTTACattttaaagaaacaaaaaatgacGACAATACCAAATGAGACCTACAAGTTTATGTAAATAACGAGGATGTTTTTATCTCGTTATCTTTTTAGctaaaatatgttaaaaaatcTTATCGATATGCCTTGCATTTTTCATCAAGGATTCTGGTAAATTTATGAACAAGCCATTGTAAACTTAGTGCTACCAAAACGTTTTCCTTTCAAAATACCTATCTTTTTTATCTTCTTGTTTCCATTTGTCTGTTGTTGGGGATCCGACATGGCTGAGTTAACCTATTTGTTCAAACTATGATTGCACGAGTTTTTATCTTAATTGAAAGTGTTGTGTTTACTGTTGTAAGATATTCATTTAGATGATATGctattttttaagatttgaCTTATGCTGGATTCTGTTTCAACTACTTGTCACACCAAAATTGTGGTGGCAATTGGAGATTAGAAATGTAGTTATAGCTTAATTGATTTTATATTCGCTACTGCATGATCTATATTTTCCGGGTCTCTCACCTGTGCACAAATTTTATTATAGAAACCTGCACCTTCCATATATGTTCAATCATTGTAACTTTCCCCTATCTTGATCCGTGTATCTTTAGATGTTGCATTGGTTTCACTCTTTTTAACTCGttcttatttacatttatattgtGAACAGCCAGTTGGTCTGGGAAAAATTGCAAAACTGATTAATGCAGGCGAGATTGATTCATCAGAGCTTATCACGATGAAGACCCTCAAGGTACTTTCAGGTTATTGTGCATTTCTGCATTTTACAGCTATTTTGTCTTTTTAACATGAACTATGGTATTTTCATGATGTTAGGATACAGGTGCTATTGGGAAGCAAATAAAGGACGGTGTGCGATTAATGGGTCGTGGTGCAGAAGATATTAAATGGCCAATTCACCTTGAGGCAAGCTTCTTTTGTTTGTTATCGTCTCTAATTTCCATCCAAGTCACTTGTTGATCTTTGTGTGTATCCTTCTGCTTTTACTTTTCTGTGAATGTTAAACTGAACATGCATTTTTTATGATGTTTTAACTAATAAAAGCAAACAGAAAAGTGTGCTCCAATAAAAGGGCTTTTGTATAAATATATGGAATAGTGCCGTAATGTTAGCTAGTTATGAGCTTCAATTTGTCTTTGTGCTAGCTGCTTCCAGTTTCACCTTGCTTTCTATGCTTCATAATCATCAGTACTTCAATTTATGACCAGGTTGCAATTTCATTCTGCAAAAATAACCAATAGTTGAAAGTTGACTGTGATATACAAActgaattatttagaaaccagCCATTGTCAGGTTTTTGCTTCTGCAAAAATGCATCATCTATCACACAGCACTTGCTTGATTGGGACTTTTGGCGAATTGCCGAAGCTCCATTCCCTCTGACGCTCATATCAGCTATCGACTGCAAGTCTCTTGTTTTGTCTTTATTGGCCTGCAACGGTGAAGGCATCTACCAACTTGTTTCTGGTTGAGCCATGCTCTGCATGCCGCAACCTATGGGACCGTGCTCCCAAACAGATCCTGCGTTTATTATACCATTGCAAGCTGCTTAAGCTCTTAAAATGGATTCCAAGGTGGTAACTATAAATTCCATGATGCAAGAACTATTGTCTTGCTAGACAACATTGACAGGAAATTGGTTCAGCTCTAGAATTCAAAATTGTACTAGAAATATGCGCAAGCCCGTAACCACCAATCTACTTAGGCTTGTTAAAATAGAACACCAAGTCTATGTACAAATCTTGATCATTTATTGCCTATATCACTCTCTGAGACTCTTGATATCACTCCCTTCTGACTTTGTTTAACTTGTCAAGCACGGACATGCTGCTGTGTTGAAACATTTTCAACCAGCTTGGTTTTGTATATACTGTATATTCAAATTGTCACCATTTCCCCCAATTGTACGCATGTTGAAGCTGCTCAGTCTCTCTCGGTGAACTTCATGTAGATAAACATTTAACAGCCCACTTgtatttttattcaaacaaaATCTAAATAGCTGATCTAAATTTGTCTTCAACTTTAGTTTAAGGCTGAAAATAGAGAAAACCCACTAGAAATATGTGATTTGCATCATATCTACGCTCGATAGTCGGAGCGTAACTGATTGCCCCTCAATTTATTGTAAGGTCCTGCAAACTTTTCCCATCTACAGAAGGAAGTGCAAATCACAGTTTTAACAATGGGGTTGATTTTAGCTCTTCATTTCCTACTGCACTCTTCCGTGCAAAGAGATCCAAAATGATTATTGTGCTAATTATAGTGTCCCAAtaatctttttcttgttttgctATTACATTTTTGTGATGACTTCCTTTCCTGTGCGGTCCATGACTTCTACTGAACTAATCATCTCGTGTTACATTTCTACCTCAATGGTGTGTAGGTATCAAGGGTCACAGTTAGGGCAAAAGCAGCAGTAGAAGCAGCCGGTGGGTCGGTGAGGAAGGTCTACTACAACAAGCTTGGATTTAGGGCACTTCTCAAGCCTGAGTGGTTCGCGAAGAAGGGGCGGCTTTTGCCTAAAGCAGCGAGGCCTCCACCAAAGCAGCGCGATAAGGTCGATAGCATTGGCCGCCTCCCCGCCCCTACAAAACCGATACCTTTTACAcctgaagaagagaaagaggccGCAGCAGCTAAGGTGGCTGCATGAAACTGAAAATGTTAACTTTGTTTCATTCTGATCGGAATTTTGCTCGATGCTTTTGGGAGGGCAAAAATGGGCTTCACTTGTACTTCTGTAAACAAAAGCATGTTGGGTTTTATTTATTGGATCGGATTCAATCTGGTCATCTGGAAGAAGAATTTATTGTTGCAGTGCcaattttctctttctatttttttgttaatttccaTTTGATACAATAGAGAGTTGAACTGAGATGATCTGATAAAAGAAAAGATGCATGATATGGAAGCATGCTCATGTTTTCATGATTCTATGTATATGTTTGGTGTATTCTGGGTCACGAAAGTTGTTGAATAAAAACGTTGATTCAAAGAACTAGACCATGCAATTTTACATGTACACATATTTTCTTGTACTAAGGTGGAACGCGAACTTACACACCAGCATCAACCAGTTTATACTTTagggaggaaaaaaagaaaaaaaaagaaaaacaaaagaaaataactgTGTTTAATGCAACAGTACACGCATGCctattacattttcattgtGCTGTTTCTTCTCTATGTTTGGTTCAAAGGATAGAGGAAGAATAAGGaatttattcctcttattcttccAAATGGTGTCAAATAACGCCAAGAATTACTATTCTCCTCTTAACGGATTATTCCGAAATAATCCGTTAAGAGGGGAGAATAGTAGTTCCACCTATTGGGTGGAACAAGCTATTCTCTACTTTATTCCtctactaattaaattataaataattataaattataattaattaatgcatttaaattttttaataattgactaattaattatttaagttattaaattaataaatatttaaataataatctatttataatttattattatttatctaattaaatagttagccatatattcaattatttactaatatttatattatttaaataattagtattttaatttatataattaatatattaactaaaaaaataaatgattaaataattaattctattaacatgttgacttattttttatagttattttctaattaatgtcATCTTTGTCATCTCATAtcgtaattttaattaatttataatgtaattttgattaatttatttattaacttattaaaatattatttactaatactTAGGTGCttaatatttagataaattagttttattttcaatcataattaCTCTTATCCCTACTATTCCAACCCAATCAACCAAAcgtaatttttcttattcctctaAAAATCTCGATTCTcgtccaaacacaaaattgaactAATTCCTACTCATCACAAAAGTTACACCTATCCCATGAATAAACAAAAATTGGTtgttctcgaaccaaacggtatcTTAGGGAATTGGTATAGAGGAACTGGCATAACAGAGCTAGTTTTGCTATCAATGGCACAAAAGTCATAATTTCTGTTAAAATATAGTGCAATCTGCCGTGGCAATATGCAATAGTGGAAGTGTGGAACCAATACTTTTAACATCGATTTCTTTCCCTTCTTGATAGGGTAATGCTGTTTAATCAAAAAGTGAACAGTTAGGGAGGCTGTCCGCTCCATTAGGGCCCTtggatttgtggtttttggtctGGAATGTTGTAGATTGGAGAgccgaaaatatatatattcgggtCTTCAATTTCGGAGCGAACATCATTACTCTACAATGAAACAG
This DNA window, taken from Ananas comosus cultivar F153 linkage group 5, ASM154086v1, whole genome shotgun sequence, encodes the following:
- the LOC109711120 gene encoding uncharacterized protein LOC109711120, with the translated sequence MSSSPATVSLLRLNDLRDNEGARKKKKRKGRGIGSGKGKTAGRGHKGQKARGTAKFGFEGGQTPLRRRLPRRGFKNPFSLTFQPVGLGKIAKLINAGEIDSSELITMKTLKDTGAIGKQIKDGVRLMGRGAEDIKWPIHLEVSRVTVRAKAAVEAAGGSVRKVYYNKLGFRALLKPEWFAKKGRLLPKAARPPPKQRDKVDSIGRLPAPTKPIPFTPEEEKEAAAAKVAA